One part of the Thermoanaerobacterium sp. CMT5567-10 genome encodes these proteins:
- a CDS encoding nucleotidyltransferase — translation MSILGVIVEYNPLHNGHIYHIKKSIETTGADFVIAIMSGNFVQRGIPSIIDKWSRAETALLSGIDLVIELPTIYAVSTAENFAYGAVKLLDSLNVIDYISFGSELGSIDKLYKISKFLLNEPEDYKVILKSYLKRGITYAKAREIALSEYFGANINDIVGNPNNILGIEYIKSLIKINSNIKPVTIKRLGPGYNSMKAEDSFASATYLREVIINKDYSVLSKYMPEYSIEILKSCIDKGHGPVTLENFSNIITYLLRNNYSIENVFDVTEGLQNRIKRASSLFNNVDEIIGYIKTKRYTESRIRRILLHVLLGIESNIYSRYDGPNYIRILGANKKGLELLKMIKNKTEIPIITKVSNYKKILSDTYMFEKDIKATDIYTLAYENDSVSGLDFTKKFIVIK, via the coding sequence ATGAGTATTTTGGGAGTAATTGTAGAATATAATCCTCTCCACAATGGGCACATATACCATATAAAAAAATCAATTGAAACAACAGGTGCAGATTTTGTCATTGCAATTATGAGTGGTAACTTTGTTCAACGAGGAATACCATCTATTATTGACAAGTGGTCAAGAGCAGAAACCGCATTATTATCAGGCATTGACTTAGTAATAGAATTGCCAACAATATATGCAGTCTCTACAGCAGAAAATTTCGCATATGGAGCAGTAAAGCTGTTAGATTCACTAAATGTCATTGACTATATTTCATTTGGGAGTGAATTGGGTTCAATTGATAAATTATATAAAATATCAAAATTCCTTTTAAACGAACCAGAAGATTATAAAGTGATTTTAAAAAGTTATTTAAAAAGAGGAATAACTTATGCAAAAGCACGTGAAATAGCTCTGTCAGAGTATTTTGGAGCAAATATTAATGATATAGTTGGAAATCCTAATAACATACTTGGCATTGAATACATAAAAAGCTTGATAAAGATAAATAGCAATATCAAGCCTGTAACCATAAAAAGACTCGGCCCTGGATATAATTCTATGAAAGCGGAGGATTCTTTTGCTAGTGCTACATATTTAAGAGAAGTTATAATAAATAAAGATTACTCTGTATTGAGCAAGTATATGCCAGAATATTCTATTGAAATTTTAAAAAGTTGTATTGATAAAGGTCATGGACCAGTCACTCTAGAGAATTTTAGCAATATAATAACATATCTGCTAAGAAACAATTATAGTATCGAAAATGTTTTTGATGTTACAGAAGGATTGCAAAATCGCATTAAAAGGGCTTCATCCCTTTTCAATAATGTAGATGAAATCATAGGCTATATAAAAACTAAAAGGTACACAGAAAGCAGAATAAGAAGAATATTACTGCATGTTTTATTAGGCATAGAATCCAATATATATTCAAGGTACGATGGCCCAAACTACATAAGAATATTAGGGGCGAATAAAAAGGGCCTTGAACTTTTAAAGATGATTAAAAATAAGACTGAAATACCAATTATAACAAAGGTTTCAAACTATAAAAAAATATTGTCTGATACATATATGTTCGAAAAGGATATTAAAGCAACTGACATATATACTCTAGCATATGAGAATGACTCAGTGTCAGGACTAGATTTTACCAAAAAGTTTATTGTAATAAAATAG